A single genomic interval of bacterium harbors:
- a CDS encoding nucleoside triphosphate pyrophosphohydrolase has protein sequence MEKRRFQVNKLVRDGLSDHFRNAGLTIYTRVMDEKEYNNRLKDKLLEEAGEVCDSLTAKEVFSELADLYEVMKAFAELHNFSMEDVEKEAHRKQQERGNFSKRLYGCYVEIDSTSPVVEYYVARPEEYPEIDEKAYAKLMKDRSNV, from the coding sequence ATGGAAAAACGACGCTTTCAAGTTAACAAACTTGTTCGAGATGGCTTATCTGATCATTTTCGTAATGCGGGTTTAACTATCTATACACGCGTTATGGATGAAAAAGAATATAACAATAGATTGAAAGATAAACTGCTCGAAGAAGCAGGCGAAGTATGTGATAGTCTAACTGCAAAAGAGGTTTTTAGTGAACTTGCAGATTTATATGAGGTAATGAAAGCTTTTGCAGAGCTTCATAACTTTAGTATGGAAGATGTTGAAAAAGAGGCTCATCGCAAACAACAAGAACGTGGCAATTTTTCAAAACGTTTATATGGATGTTATGTTGAAATTGATTCAACAAGTCCTGTAGTTGAATACTATGTTGCACGACCAGAGGAATATCCTGAAATCGATGAAAAAGCATATGCAAAACTCATGAAAGATAGATCAAATGTTTAA
- the rpsB gene encoding 30S ribosomal protein S2: MIDYRKLIDSGVHFGHQTSRWCPKMQSYIFGVKNKTHLIDVTKTARQTDKARAFLEKLTAEGKLILWIGTKKAANKAIQDLAQEVNMPFVTHRWVGGTLSNFSQVKKSVTKLLHLEEVLQKGDKTTAHYTKKELNVIQKVVERLDRSVGGLKKLVWPVGAIVVVDVSKEASAVREAKKMGIPVVALVDTNGDPSLVDYVIPGNDDDPKAIAVIIDYLKEGVKAGIAVAGQKGSVAAQKAVDAEEAQDIVSQTLVLGADEEAVSSDDAKKKVLRKPPVKGGMPQQKRSSYNNKKVEEE; the protein is encoded by the coding sequence ATGATCGATTATCGTAAGTTGATCGATAGTGGTGTACATTTTGGCCATCAAACATCTCGGTGGTGTCCTAAAATGCAGTCATATATTTTTGGTGTGAAGAATAAGACCCACTTGATTGATGTTACAAAGACTGCACGGCAGACTGATAAAGCACGTGCATTTTTGGAAAAACTTACTGCTGAAGGAAAGCTTATTTTGTGGATAGGAACAAAAAAAGCTGCAAATAAGGCAATACAAGATTTAGCACAAGAAGTTAATATGCCTTTTGTAACACATCGTTGGGTTGGTGGCACATTGAGCAACTTTTCACAGGTAAAAAAATCTGTAACAAAGCTCTTGCATCTTGAAGAAGTTTTACAAAAAGGTGATAAAACAACTGCACATTACACCAAAAAAGAGCTGAATGTCATTCAAAAGGTAGTTGAGCGCTTAGATCGGTCAGTTGGTGGCTTGAAAAAACTTGTATGGCCTGTTGGAGCTATTGTGGTTGTTGATGTAAGCAAAGAAGCATCGGCGGTCAGAGAAGCTAAAAAAATGGGAATTCCTGTAGTTGCTTTGGTTGATACTAATGGTGATCCTTCTTTAGTTGATTATGTGATTCCAGGCAATGATGATGATCCAAAGGCTATTGCTGTGATTATCGACTATCTGAAAGAGGGTGTCAAAGCTGGTATTGCTGTTGCAGGACAAAAAGGTTCTGTTGCTGCACAAAAAGCTGTTGATGCAGAAGAAGCTCAAGACATTGTTAGTCAAACTTTGGTGTTGGGAGCTGATGAAGAAGCTGTTTCTTCAGATGATGCAAAGAAGAAAGTTTTGCGTAAACCTCCAGTAAAAGGGGGAATGCCACAACAAAAACGTTCATCTTATAATAATAAGAAGGTTGAAGAAGAGTAA
- a CDS encoding nucleotide exchange factor GrpE produces the protein MVSHFSQESDKVNEQNERDHAECTKSEDVCAKGQFNTCQTELAELKQKYVYLMSDFDNFKKRTAKDYENIRIDAYMRLLKPLLVVVDDFDRALEAQGAEADEGLFLIRKSLDKLLEQFGVIQMEVFGTFDPERHEALLYVQVEGKAKDEIISVLQKGYIMNGIVIRPAKVSVAQ, from the coding sequence ATGGTATCACATTTCAGTCAAGAGTCAGATAAGGTTAATGAGCAAAACGAGCGAGACCATGCAGAATGTACAAAATCAGAGGACGTGTGTGCCAAAGGGCAATTTAATACATGTCAAACAGAACTTGCTGAATTGAAGCAGAAGTATGTGTATCTGATGTCTGATTTTGATAATTTTAAGAAACGTACCGCTAAAGATTATGAGAATATACGTATAGATGCTTACATGCGTCTATTAAAGCCGCTACTTGTTGTAGTTGATGATTTCGATCGTGCACTGGAAGCACAGGGCGCAGAAGCGGATGAAGGTTTGTTTTTGATTCGTAAATCGCTTGATAAGTTGTTGGAGCAGTTTGGTGTGATACAGATGGAAGTATTTGGGACCTTCGATCCTGAAAGACACGAAGCATTATTGTATGTCCAGGTAGAAGGTAAAGCAAAAGATGAGATTATTTCTGTATTACAAAAGGGATATATAATGAATGGAATTGTGATTCGCCCAGCAAAAGTCAGTGTTGCGCAGTAG
- a CDS encoding non-canonical purine NTP pyrophosphatase has protein sequence MEIPSVFNTSNEKKQLELKRLFAVYNHPLQFTDIPILEIDAPPLQVILHKISVVGLSILVEDTSLHVEGYDVGVNVKHMTEKIENGEWLGKKAVWQVLIGCANQAGMSYVFEGVTEGVLTHKAGDFVFGFAQYFKPVGQSQTMGQKRDDAFNARARAVAALFKNKPLFRGPTEHDFSKYRFQKF, from the coding sequence ATGGAAATACCTTCTGTTTTTAATACAAGCAATGAAAAAAAACAGCTTGAGCTTAAAAGACTTTTTGCTGTTTATAATCATCCTCTTCAGTTTACAGATATTCCGATATTGGAAATCGATGCGCCACCATTGCAGGTTATCTTGCATAAGATTTCAGTCGTTGGTTTAAGTATTTTGGTTGAAGATACTTCTTTGCATGTGGAAGGGTATGATGTTGGGGTTAATGTCAAACATATGACTGAAAAAATAGAAAATGGTGAATGGCTGGGGAAAAAAGCAGTATGGCAAGTCTTAATTGGATGTGCTAATCAAGCTGGCATGAGTTATGTTTTTGAAGGAGTAACTGAAGGAGTTTTGACGCACAAAGCGGGGGATTTTGTCTTTGGATTTGCACAATATTTTAAGCCTGTAGGCCAGAGTCAGACAATGGGTCAGAAGCGTGATGATGCTTTTAATGCACGGGCGCGAGCTGTTGCAGCCTTATTTAAGAATAAGCCGCTGTTTCGGGGGCCCACAGAACATGATTTTTCAAAATATCGATTTCAGAAGTTCTAA
- the dnaX gene encoding DNA polymerase III subunit gamma/tau produces MSSVTQLTRKFRSVSFDELVGQSLVVRMLKNSLYVGNIFPAYLFFGQYGCGKTSLARIFAAALNCHNLYSFRQNPKTVDLPCGSCDSCVAMREGKHPDFSEIDAASCTGVDHMRSIIDAAAYVPALGQKRIYLIDEAHMLSKASFNALLKILEEPPLSVVFMLATTDVEKVIETVRSRCFQLPLQPISQETVELHLQKICKQEAITYQDQALRLIAVHARGAMRDALNLVERVRSAYQTVTVEAVQEVVGYVSDQFLESIWTCVYTKNHTELAQHLKSSIFLSVQPQLFWGRTVSFLRAVWYDYLAIVTDDGIEKTVVKKASELYGQPFVVQAIRLFYDRESAFLKSQSQRFFIEYLLLSLCQRAGIDSQQKTAIFASTSDTEKHKKTVETKVESKQKQTHAALPSEQQGSVRVEKVEQKIELKVAQEDKGVNFLKRVQAQALPMLASFFSQAECVISLNEQQVVHVQINFPSNLHALNDVLTGQAAQWVPIFKDVFGATAVYTLTFHGVNVSIVNAKPTIKTNEQAHMVSVEKKTQTQPYKKNTESFTTVAKNSFDVSDVAKWPHTNMILNYFPGTVVSVDL; encoded by the coding sequence ATGTCGAGTGTCACACAGCTTACGCGTAAGTTTAGGTCTGTCAGTTTTGACGAACTGGTCGGGCAGTCGTTGGTCGTGCGAATGCTTAAAAATAGTCTGTACGTGGGCAATATTTTTCCGGCGTACCTTTTTTTTGGGCAGTACGGGTGTGGAAAGACCTCGCTCGCACGGATTTTTGCCGCAGCGTTAAACTGTCACAATCTTTACAGCTTCCGGCAGAATCCAAAAACAGTTGATCTTCCCTGTGGCTCTTGTGACTCCTGTGTTGCCATGCGTGAAGGGAAGCATCCGGACTTTTCAGAGATCGATGCGGCATCCTGCACAGGCGTTGATCATATGCGTTCGATTATCGATGCGGCAGCGTATGTTCCGGCACTGGGGCAAAAGAGGATCTATCTGATTGATGAAGCCCACATGTTAAGTAAAGCCTCCTTCAATGCACTTTTGAAAATCCTTGAAGAGCCGCCACTTTCAGTCGTATTTATGTTGGCAACCACCGATGTTGAAAAGGTTATCGAGACAGTCAGGTCTCGTTGTTTCCAGCTTCCTTTGCAGCCGATCAGTCAAGAGACAGTTGAGCTTCATCTGCAAAAAATATGTAAACAAGAAGCAATTACTTATCAAGACCAAGCCCTGCGGCTTATTGCAGTCCATGCACGGGGTGCGATGCGTGACGCATTGAATCTTGTTGAGCGTGTGCGATCTGCGTATCAGACGGTCACAGTCGAAGCGGTGCAGGAGGTTGTGGGATATGTAAGTGACCAGTTTTTAGAGTCTATCTGGACCTGTGTGTACACAAAAAATCATACGGAACTTGCCCAGCATCTGAAAAGTAGCATCTTTCTTTCAGTCCAACCACAGCTTTTTTGGGGGCGTACGGTTTCGTTTTTGCGAGCTGTTTGGTATGATTATTTGGCTATTGTAACGGATGATGGGATTGAAAAAACAGTTGTAAAAAAAGCATCTGAACTGTATGGTCAACCGTTTGTTGTGCAAGCAATCAGGCTTTTTTACGATCGCGAGTCAGCCTTTTTAAAAAGTCAGTCACAGCGTTTTTTTATCGAATATCTACTGCTTTCATTGTGTCAACGCGCTGGTATTGATTCACAACAAAAGACAGCTATTTTTGCATCAACCTCAGATACAGAAAAGCACAAAAAAACTGTCGAAACTAAAGTGGAATCGAAGCAAAAGCAAACACACGCTGCCTTACCTTCTGAACAGCAAGGTAGTGTACGTGTTGAAAAGGTAGAACAAAAAATTGAACTGAAAGTAGCACAGGAAGATAAGGGTGTAAATTTTTTAAAACGGGTTCAGGCGCAGGCTTTGCCAATGCTTGCATCCTTTTTTTCGCAGGCAGAATGTGTGATTTCTTTGAATGAACAGCAGGTTGTGCATGTGCAGATTAATTTTCCTTCCAATTTGCATGCACTCAACGATGTTTTGACTGGTCAAGCAGCGCAATGGGTGCCGATTTTTAAGGACGTGTTTGGTGCGACTGCTGTCTATACGCTTACGTTCCATGGCGTGAATGTTTCAATAGTGAACGCAAAGCCTACCATTAAAACGAATGAGCAGGCACATATGGTTTCTGTTGAAAAAAAAACGCAAACACAACCGTATAAAAAAAATACTGAATCGTTTACAACAGTGGCGAAGAACTCTTTTGATGTTTCAGATGTTGCAAAATGGCCTCACACAAATATGATTTTAAACTATTTTCCGGGTACTGTGGTGTCCGTTGATCTGTAA
- the lon gene encoding endopeptidase La, with translation MAAIEEQIVQGPKKVGEIPKPDTTSVENKLPLLPLKNVVILPKTVIPIIAGRDLSIEAVEYALKHDRNVFITTQKDAKTEIPTKDDLYIVGTRATILQVARMPNGNLKVLTEGICRSQMLDLYDTGPFLSVTCQDIPTIGLEYTIELEAAWRELCSLYAIYTQYNEKAPADLTSMVKTPSDMDHITDTIAIQINTLGYTDRQNILEIPALTPRIIAVCKSLKKEIDIVKIEQKIHGHIQNQVEKNQREYYLTEQIKAIQKELGRDDQSAEIDAMRSKIKKLQLPKDAKEKVEKELKRLEQMQPLSSEAVVSRNYIDWILSLPWSKESKDSVSINEAIKILDKNHSGLKKLKERIVEFLAAKKYSQNMSKSPIICFVGPPGVGKTSLAVSIAEALGREFVRIALGGVRDEAEIRGHRRTYIGALPGKIIQAMKRAKTINPVILLDEIDKMSRDVHGDPAAGLLEVLDPEQNKTFMDHFLDTEYDLSKVMFITTANMLENIPYALLDRLDVIQLSGYTEEEKIDIAESFLIPRNLKEYGLSKNNFHLARNLLQMIVEEYTKEAGVRQLDRVLAKLMRKVIQLLLESKKVGKQFLTIEKIREWLGNPPFKKTSLNQAKKRIGLAIGLAWTEVGGDVLEIEAAALQGKGTINLTGQLGEVMQESAHAALSYIRSRSKNLGLNANFHNQKDIHVHIPEGATPKDGPSAGITICTALISSLTENPAKEALAMTGEITLQGRVLAIGGLKEKLISAKQHGIKTVIVPSENHDDLLEIKKEVDFADLEIKEVNTMDDVLKIALEKDPFILKKRTTKKTAVSSIVSTAKKQERQKSLALKRRK, from the coding sequence ATGGCTGCAATCGAAGAACAAATAGTACAAGGACCTAAAAAAGTCGGCGAAATTCCTAAACCTGACACAACATCGGTAGAGAATAAATTACCACTTTTGCCACTTAAAAACGTTGTAATCCTCCCCAAAACCGTTATTCCCATTATAGCGGGCAGAGACCTGTCCATTGAAGCAGTCGAGTACGCGCTCAAGCATGATAGGAACGTATTTATTACAACGCAAAAGGACGCGAAAACAGAAATCCCTACGAAAGATGATCTGTACATTGTGGGAACAAGAGCTACAATTCTACAAGTTGCGAGAATGCCTAATGGAAATTTAAAGGTATTAACTGAAGGAATTTGTCGTTCACAGATGCTTGATTTGTATGACACAGGACCATTTTTAAGTGTAACCTGTCAAGACATCCCAACGATCGGCTTAGAATATACCATTGAACTTGAGGCCGCATGGCGAGAACTATGTTCACTGTATGCTATTTATACACAATATAATGAAAAAGCTCCTGCTGATTTGACAAGCATGGTCAAAACTCCTAGCGACATGGACCATATTACGGATACAATAGCCATTCAAATTAACACATTAGGTTATACAGATAGACAAAATATTTTGGAAATCCCTGCACTAACTCCACGTATCATTGCAGTATGCAAAAGCTTAAAAAAAGAGATAGACATTGTTAAAATAGAACAAAAAATACATGGACATATCCAAAATCAAGTAGAGAAAAATCAACGAGAATATTATTTAACAGAACAGATCAAAGCAATACAAAAAGAGCTTGGTCGGGACGATCAGTCAGCAGAAATAGATGCGATGCGATCAAAGATCAAAAAACTCCAACTTCCAAAAGATGCAAAAGAGAAAGTTGAAAAAGAGCTAAAACGCCTTGAACAGATGCAACCGCTTTCATCAGAAGCTGTTGTAAGTCGTAATTATATTGATTGGATTTTATCTTTGCCTTGGTCAAAAGAAAGCAAAGATAGTGTCAGCATTAATGAAGCTATAAAAATACTAGACAAAAATCATTCCGGGCTTAAAAAGCTTAAAGAACGCATCGTTGAATTTTTAGCAGCAAAAAAATATTCACAAAATATGTCAAAAAGCCCGATTATCTGTTTTGTTGGGCCTCCAGGTGTGGGAAAAACTTCACTTGCCGTGTCGATTGCAGAGGCGTTGGGCAGAGAGTTTGTACGAATTGCTTTGGGCGGGGTCAGAGATGAAGCAGAAATACGCGGTCATAGACGTACCTATATCGGCGCATTGCCAGGAAAAATCATCCAAGCAATGAAAAGAGCAAAAACCATAAATCCGGTTATTCTGCTTGACGAGATAGATAAAATGTCACGCGATGTACATGGAGACCCTGCAGCTGGACTCCTTGAAGTACTCGACCCTGAACAAAATAAAACATTCATGGATCATTTTTTAGATACCGAATATGACCTTTCAAAAGTAATGTTTATCACTACAGCAAACATGCTTGAGAATATTCCGTATGCACTCCTTGATAGATTAGATGTAATACAACTTTCTGGATACACGGAAGAAGAAAAGATCGATATTGCAGAATCATTTTTAATTCCACGCAATCTCAAGGAATATGGATTAAGTAAAAATAACTTTCATCTTGCTCGCAATCTTTTGCAGATGATTGTCGAAGAATACACGAAAGAAGCTGGTGTTAGACAACTTGATCGAGTTTTGGCAAAACTGATGAGAAAAGTTATTCAGCTTTTACTTGAAAGTAAAAAAGTAGGTAAACAGTTTTTAACCATCGAAAAAATTAGAGAGTGGTTGGGTAACCCACCATTCAAAAAAACTAGTCTCAATCAAGCAAAAAAACGCATTGGTCTGGCCATCGGTCTTGCATGGACTGAAGTAGGGGGAGATGTGTTAGAAATTGAGGCGGCCGCTTTGCAAGGAAAAGGTACGATAAATTTAACCGGGCAACTGGGCGAAGTGATGCAAGAATCAGCACATGCAGCATTAAGTTATATCAGATCACGATCAAAAAACCTAGGGTTAAATGCAAACTTTCATAATCAAAAAGATATTCATGTCCATATTCCAGAAGGAGCAACCCCTAAGGACGGCCCTTCTGCAGGCATAACCATCTGTACAGCGCTTATATCATCACTTACGGAAAATCCGGCAAAGGAAGCGTTGGCAATGACAGGCGAAATTACACTACAAGGACGTGTCCTTGCAATTGGTGGCCTGAAGGAAAAACTGATATCAGCAAAACAACACGGCATTAAAACTGTCATCGTCCCTTCAGAAAATCATGACGATCTTTTGGAAATCAAAAAAGAGGTTGATTTTGCCGACCTTGAAATCAAAGAAGTCAATACAATGGATGATGTCCTGAAAATAGCATTAGAAAAAGATCCGTTCATCTTAAAAAAGCGAACCACTAAAAAAACAGCTGTTTCTTCTATAGTCAGTACAGCCAAAAAACAGGAAAGACAAAAATCTCTTGCTTTAAAAAGAAGAAAATAG
- a CDS encoding CDP-alcohol phosphatidyltransferase family protein, translating into MSYMSMRSIKDAPFFSLTTATKITLVRFMLIGPIIFCIINKYWVYAQAFFLVAALTDFLDGAIARLQGECTVSGALFDAMTDKILTVAVFATFFYFYRVQFNIPFWFLLFICVKEFFQIVVSISFIIFEKPIEIKPLFFGKATMVLYTITMFTLLLQQTFHFCMQYVFWFYVATVGSGCVALLQYALICYSQLVNTKGRI; encoded by the coding sequence ATGAGTTATATGAGTATGAGATCGATAAAAGATGCACCATTTTTTTCATTAACTACTGCTACAAAGATCACATTGGTGCGATTTATGCTTATTGGACCTATTATTTTCTGTATTATAAATAAGTATTGGGTCTATGCGCAGGCTTTTTTTCTTGTTGCGGCTTTGACAGATTTTTTAGATGGAGCCATTGCTCGTTTGCAGGGCGAATGTACTGTTTCAGGAGCGTTGTTTGATGCTATGACCGATAAAATATTAACCGTTGCGGTCTTTGCAACTTTTTTCTATTTTTACCGTGTGCAGTTTAATATCCCTTTCTGGTTTCTTCTTTTTATATGTGTGAAGGAATTTTTTCAGATAGTTGTTAGTATTTCTTTTATTATTTTTGAAAAACCGATTGAAATCAAGCCTCTCTTTTTTGGAAAAGCAACGATGGTTTTATATACTATAACCATGTTTACATTACTATTACAGCAGACTTTTCATTTTTGTATGCAGTATGTATTTTGGTTTTATGTGGCAACGGTAGGATCTGGATGTGTAGCCTTATTGCAGTATGCTCTGATCTGTTATAGTCAGCTTGTCAATACAAAGGGAAGAATATGA
- a CDS encoding IS5 family transposase (programmed frameshift): MVRRVITDSIWSQLEEILCKHGCHLWGNERNIMEAILWKLRTGGPWRDIPSEFCPWQTAFNRFNRWSKKGYGKVFFMLRKEVDKEWVFADGSYVRAHQHATGAQRGQERAIGRSAGGLTTKIHMCTDAHGNPLNFKITGGQVHDSKVANELIDLAEGAEYFIADKGYDADSIRIYGRTKGMQVIIPKRKNSTRPDPEFDAHLYKNRHLVENPFARLKHFRGIAMRFEKLARNFQSMLYIASMHIWLKLLCPTN; encoded by the exons ATGGTACGTCGAGTTATTACAGACAGTATTTGGTCACAACTAGAAGAGATACTATGTAAACATGGATGCCACCTGTGGGGCAATGAGCGGAATATAATGGAAGCAATCCTTTGGAAATTGCGGACTGGAGGACCATGGAGGGATATTCCATCCGAATTTTGTCCGTGGCAAACAGCATTTAATCGATTTAATCGTTGGTCAAAAAAGGGCTATGGGAAGGTTTTTTTTATGCTACGAAAAGAAGTTGATAAAGAATGGGTATTCGCCGACGGAAGTTATGTTAGAGCTCACCAACATGCGACTGGAGCTCAGCGTGGTCAAGAGCGAGCAATTGGAAGATCCGCTGGTGGACTTACTACAAAGATTCATATGTGCACCGATGCGCATGGAAATCCGCTCAATTTTAAAATCACTGGGGGTCAAGTGCACGATTCAAAGGTTGCAAACGAATTAATCGACCTGGCCGAAGGAGCGGAATATTTTATCGCTGACAAAGGCTATGATGCTGATAGTATTCGTATCTATGGACGGACAAAAGGAATGCAAGTAATTATACCAAAAAGAAAAAACAGCACTAGACCAGATCCAGAATTTGATGCTCATTTGTATAAAAATCGACACTTAGTTGAAAATC CTTTTGCACGACTCAAGCATTTTCGTGGCATTGCTATGCGTTTTGAAAAACTTGCTAGAAACTTCCAATCTATGCTCTACATCGCATCTATGCACATATGGTTGAAGCTTTTATGCCCTACTAATTAA
- a CDS encoding single-stranded DNA-binding protein, which yields MASYNRIVLVGNLTRDPEHKQITSGQSVCRLSLATNRQFKNRQNNSMVQEVCYIDVDVWGAQAESCKQYLQKGRSVLVEGRLKLDTWQDQTGSSRSKHSVVADRVVFLGNGAATADTEAEMVDEEVPAAPQSLRGGDLQLNPNNKVEKDLMDQLAKAEKKVKAARTATQKSSASDLSEALSSVFGDASTGELDFKDQPPFEDDLPF from the coding sequence ATGGCAAGTTATAATCGTATTGTTTTAGTGGGCAACTTAACTCGTGATCCGGAACATAAACAGATTACTTCTGGTCAGTCTGTGTGTCGGCTCAGTTTGGCAACAAATCGTCAGTTTAAAAATCGTCAAAACAACAGTATGGTTCAGGAAGTCTGCTATATCGATGTTGACGTGTGGGGCGCGCAGGCGGAAAGCTGCAAGCAGTATCTGCAAAAAGGCCGCTCTGTGCTTGTTGAAGGTCGACTCAAACTTGATACCTGGCAAGACCAGACTGGTAGTTCGCGTAGCAAACACTCAGTCGTTGCAGATCGTGTTGTATTTTTGGGCAATGGTGCAGCAACAGCTGATACAGAGGCGGAAATGGTTGATGAAGAGGTTCCTGCCGCCCCTCAATCATTACGTGGTGGTGATCTGCAGTTGAATCCAAACAATAAAGTAGAAAAAGATCTGATGGATCAGCTTGCAAAAGCAGAAAAAAAGGTTAAAGCGGCCCGTACTGCAACTCAAAAAAGCTCTGCGAGCGATCTTTCTGAAGCTCTATCTTCTGTTTTTGGTGATGCAAGCACTGGGGAGCTTGATTTTAAAGATCAGCCACCTTTTGAAGATGATTTGCCGTTTTAG